From Paenibacillus sp. V4I7, one genomic window encodes:
- a CDS encoding ABC transporter permease yields MIGRLVRNRWLYFMVLPGLLYFLIFKYWPMYGIFIAFKDYQPFLGFWDSPFVGLKHFESLFSDSNFLVLFRNTLILATYNILFFFPLPIVIALMLNELRQEFIKKTVQTLIYIPHFMSWVVVVGIAYIFLTTEGGIVNELLVRYGGEKINFLVSNDWFRTIITAEVIWKEMGWGTIIFLAALAGVDTQLYEAARMDGANRIRQLWHITLPAIRSTIVILLILRLGHFLDTGFEQIFLMLNAMNREVGEVFDTYVYSVGISQGQYSFSTAVGLFKSIVGLILVLVSNHLAKKFGEEGIY; encoded by the coding sequence ATGATAGGCAGACTAGTGCGGAACCGATGGCTCTATTTCATGGTCCTCCCTGGCCTTTTGTACTTTCTCATTTTTAAGTACTGGCCGATGTACGGAATCTTCATCGCATTTAAAGACTATCAGCCATTTCTGGGCTTCTGGGATAGTCCGTTTGTAGGTCTTAAACACTTCGAAAGTCTCTTTAGCGATTCGAACTTTCTCGTTCTCTTTCGGAATACGTTGATTCTGGCCACTTACAATATCCTGTTTTTCTTTCCGCTACCGATCGTGATTGCACTCATGCTAAACGAGCTAAGGCAGGAATTCATTAAGAAGACTGTTCAAACGTTGATATACATTCCTCATTTTATGTCCTGGGTCGTAGTTGTGGGGATTGCCTACATCTTCTTAACGACGGAAGGCGGCATTGTGAACGAGCTGCTGGTGCGTTACGGTGGAGAAAAGATCAATTTTCTAGTGAGTAACGATTGGTTCAGGACGATCATTACCGCTGAGGTTATTTGGAAAGAAATGGGCTGGGGCACGATCATTTTCCTTGCGGCACTAGCCGGCGTCGACACACAGCTGTATGAAGCAGCACGCATGGATGGAGCGAACCGGATCCGCCAGCTGTGGCATATTACCCTGCCAGCCATTCGCAGCACCATTGTCATTCTACTGATCCTCCGACTGGGACATTTTCTCGATACGGGTTTTGAGCAAATCTTCCTTATGCTCAACGCGATGAACCGTGAGGTCGGAGAAGTATTCGACACCTATGTCTACTCTGTAGGGATCAGCCAAGGACAGTACAGCTTCAGTACAGCGGTCGGTTTGTTCAAGTCGATTGTTGGTTTGATTCTTGTCCTTGTATCTAATCATTTAGCCAAAAAATTTGGTGAAGAAGGTATCTACTAG
- a CDS encoding glycoside hydrolase family 88 protein, which yields MPKIIFDEEMIRSAIDRVVERTFKMDFSWDWPGGVAFYGVCEAYAATGRQEYLTKLQAWVDENMEDGLPKLSVNAVSIGHSMLTLYQVTQDKKYLDAATDMAEYLTHEAVRFDDGIFQHTVNSETYNFPEQAWVDTMFMAGYFLLRIGTLLKRQDYIEDGLKQYHGHENFLQDPVSNLYFHGWDNIARNNLSAIHWARGNSWAALTMARALDLVPVTHPSFMIIDGSLRDQLSALVRLQDELGLWHTIVDEPTSPLETSGSAGIATALLSRGRLYNKYTQKSIDGILARITADGTVIGVSAGTAVMNDAEGYKNVPDKRIQGWGQGLTLAFLAAVLGSQKNLFGHGC from the coding sequence ATGCCGAAGATAATATTCGACGAAGAAATGATCCGGTCGGCTATCGACCGGGTAGTAGAACGTACGTTCAAGATGGATTTTAGCTGGGATTGGCCGGGTGGGGTTGCATTTTATGGCGTGTGCGAAGCTTATGCTGCTACAGGCAGGCAAGAGTACTTAACCAAATTGCAAGCTTGGGTCGACGAAAATATGGAGGACGGGCTGCCGAAGCTATCAGTAAACGCGGTATCAATCGGACATTCCATGCTTACCTTATATCAAGTAACGCAGGATAAGAAATATTTGGATGCAGCGACGGATATGGCGGAGTATCTAACACACGAGGCCGTGCGTTTTGATGACGGTATTTTCCAGCATACCGTTAATTCGGAAACATACAATTTCCCAGAACAGGCTTGGGTGGATACGATGTTCATGGCCGGGTACTTCTTGCTTCGCATCGGAACCCTACTTAAGCGTCAAGATTACATTGAGGATGGGCTCAAGCAGTATCACGGACATGAGAATTTCCTGCAGGATCCGGTGTCGAATTTGTATTTTCATGGATGGGACAACATTGCGAGAAACAACCTTTCCGCTATCCATTGGGCGCGCGGCAATTCCTGGGCAGCCCTGACAATGGCCCGGGCGCTCGACCTTGTTCCAGTTACGCATCCGTCCTTCATGATCATCGACGGTTCACTTCGCGATCAACTGAGCGCACTCGTACGCCTTCAGGATGAATTGGGGCTGTGGCATACGATCGTTGATGAGCCGACCTCCCCGCTGGAGACTTCGGGTTCGGCGGGAATAGCGACAGCATTATTATCGCGCGGCCGCTTATACAATAAGTACACGCAGAAGTCGATCGACGGCATCTTAGCGCGCATTACCGCAGATGGCACGGTAATCGGAGTTTCGGCTGGCACTGCGGTCATGAACGATGCGGAAGGATATAAGAACGTACCGGATAAACGCATTCAGGGTTGGGGACAAGGGCTGACGCTGGCTTTCCTTGCCGCGGTGCTGGGCTCGCAGAAAAATCTGTTCGGTCACGGCTGCTGA
- a CDS encoding sporulation protein codes for MSIFKRMLATVGIGAAQVDLMLHQDTVNAGDMISGVVRIQGGRVDQQIDDVYAFVMTRYLKEQNDTKMQVEAAVAKFQLTGKFTVEAEQVYEFPVSFQLPAITPATMGRTPVWIQTGLDIKEAVDPKDQDQLQVRPHPHSEVILEAVNELGFRLREVTCEYMPTYGRKNGLPFVQEFEFVPSSQFRGRLDELEIIFSPDENGVDLLLQIDRKARGLAGMFAEATGTDESFVKIRFERNQLASGTTYVAGVLADLIRKYV; via the coding sequence ATGTCCATATTTAAACGAATGCTCGCAACCGTCGGGATCGGCGCTGCCCAAGTAGACCTCATGCTCCATCAAGATACGGTGAACGCGGGGGATATGATCAGCGGCGTCGTCCGGATTCAGGGGGGGCGCGTGGATCAGCAGATCGATGACGTTTACGCCTTCGTCATGACGCGTTACTTGAAGGAGCAGAACGATACAAAAATGCAAGTGGAAGCTGCCGTGGCCAAATTCCAGCTTACCGGAAAATTTACCGTTGAGGCGGAGCAGGTCTACGAGTTCCCAGTCTCGTTCCAGCTTCCAGCCATTACGCCAGCAACGATGGGAAGAACCCCTGTTTGGATTCAAACCGGACTTGATATTAAAGAAGCGGTTGATCCGAAGGATCAGGATCAGCTTCAAGTAAGACCGCACCCGCATTCCGAGGTTATACTGGAGGCGGTCAATGAACTCGGATTCCGACTCCGCGAGGTGACATGCGAATACATGCCAACTTATGGCAGAAAGAATGGATTGCCTTTCGTTCAAGAGTTCGAATTCGTCCCCTCCTCGCAATTCCGGGGCCGACTGGATGAATTGGAAATTATCTTCTCCCCGGACGAGAACGGCGTCGACTTGCTGCTGCAGATCGATCGCAAAGCGCGCGGGCTAGCCGGCATGTTCGCCGAAGCGACTGGTACGGATGAAAGTTTTGTAAAGATACGGTTCGAGCGCAATCAACTAGCTTCCGGAACTACCTACGTTGCCGGTGTTCTGGCCGACTTGATCCGCAAATACGTATAA
- a CDS encoding extracellular solute-binding protein: protein MNKRHQKTMVKAGALLTTVALVITACGGKDQAAPQGNGGAGVNQGPLQLTMMLPTYNPEQMPADSSVLKTLEEKTNTKLTVSWVPSSSYTDKLSATVASGELPKTFVALEPKASNIVNAARSGMFWEVGPYLKSYPNLSKMSDIVLKNISIDGKIYGVFRERDLARFGLMIRQDWLTNLGLQAPKNVDELYTILKAFATGDPDKNGKQDTLGLAVGMQGSNIAGFKDILVYMGGPNEWELKDGKLVPAHMTAAYLETMKFYKKLYDEKIINQDFALVQDGRAVMNKGQAGLWIDNMLDGKVIEENMKKVDPNAKINLINRISGPKGERTRAGAGYLGMYVIPKTSVKTEAELKQILAYFDKVSEKDIQNLMKYGIEGKQYTTENGNYTQNQDSKIKAEIKDGNQFMILQDQVVNYGNELEKLSTKLFQDNATIALANPAAPFISNTEIEKGKELSKLIADATVKFIMGAINEAEWKQTVDKWLQSGGSKVIEEFNAEYAKVAK, encoded by the coding sequence ATGAACAAAAGACATCAGAAGACAATGGTCAAAGCCGGAGCTTTGCTCACTACAGTGGCACTAGTTATTACCGCCTGCGGGGGGAAGGATCAAGCCGCTCCCCAAGGCAATGGTGGTGCCGGGGTGAATCAAGGACCGCTGCAACTAACGATGATGCTGCCGACCTACAATCCGGAGCAGATGCCCGCGGACAGCTCGGTATTAAAAACGCTCGAGGAAAAGACAAACACGAAACTTACGGTGTCATGGGTGCCTTCCTCGTCCTACACGGATAAATTAAGCGCTACCGTTGCATCCGGCGAGCTGCCGAAAACGTTTGTTGCGCTGGAACCGAAAGCTTCCAATATCGTTAACGCCGCCCGCAGCGGTATGTTCTGGGAGGTCGGGCCCTATCTGAAAAGCTATCCGAACCTGAGCAAGATGTCGGACATCGTACTGAAGAACATATCGATCGACGGCAAAATTTACGGTGTGTTCCGTGAGCGGGATCTTGCTCGCTTCGGTTTGATGATCCGTCAGGATTGGTTAACGAACCTGGGCTTACAGGCGCCGAAGAACGTAGATGAACTTTATACGATTCTGAAGGCATTCGCAACAGGAGATCCGGATAAGAATGGTAAGCAGGATACGCTTGGACTTGCTGTGGGGATGCAGGGAAGTAATATTGCTGGCTTTAAAGATATTCTGGTATATATGGGCGGTCCGAATGAGTGGGAGCTGAAGGACGGCAAGCTGGTTCCGGCTCATATGACAGCAGCATACTTGGAGACAATGAAGTTCTACAAGAAATTGTATGATGAAAAGATTATCAATCAGGACTTCGCGCTCGTCCAAGACGGCCGGGCCGTAATGAACAAGGGTCAAGCCGGACTTTGGATCGATAATATGCTGGACGGCAAAGTTATCGAGGAGAACATGAAGAAGGTCGATCCGAATGCAAAAATTAATTTAATTAACCGCATCTCCGGTCCGAAGGGCGAAAGAACCCGCGCCGGTGCCGGCTATTTGGGCATGTACGTGATACCGAAAACGAGCGTGAAGACGGAAGCTGAACTTAAGCAAATTCTTGCTTACTTCGATAAAGTATCCGAGAAGGATATTCAAAACCTGATGAAGTATGGTATTGAAGGGAAGCAGTACACGACTGAGAATGGCAACTATACGCAAAATCAGGATTCAAAGATAAAGGCGGAAATTAAGGATGGCAATCAGTTTATGATTTTGCAGGATCAAGTTGTAAACTATGGAAACGAGCTCGAGAAGCTCAGCACGAAGCTGTTCCAGGACAATGCTACGATCGCCCTAGCTAATCCCGCCGCGCCTTTTATTTCCAATACGGAGATTGAGAAGGGCAAAGAGCTCTCGAAGCTCATTGCGGATGCTACAGTAAAATTCATCATGGGTGCGATCAATGAGGCTGAATGGAAACAGACGGTTGATAAATGGCTGCAAAGCGGCGGAAGCAAGGTCATTGAGGAATTTAATGCAGAATACGCTAAAGTAGCGAAGTAA
- a CDS encoding AraC family transcriptional regulator, which yields MRFRSSSYLLKLMLLSILIGTIPVILLGTFAYYNSSRTVQEKVNESNKQLLQQMQMRVEQTLRTIDNSATQLLQSPVVTGAFEKDISNYDFEMVHELYKGISLIQTYELGISDVFLFSTSKKWMVTSKGVNEYISPDFRPQLEAFSRIAGGSFWTSSPDDLPNSFQSIYFVKKYPINSVDPTGIICVVLSSDVIKELDAFQNGKLDSTFILDKNFHIIDHRDRTQLGTSMSGQTYLKPLLETKDAFGQYATELDEEVVTVTFRKSSYNGWSYVSVASNEQVNEQNKIIGWITLLVCMVILLVTLILAWFGSKRMYSPIQSIYTALTSIPSSVDEGKPNGELQVIGERVDYLIRNQSLIMNELKGQQVQLKEFFMQKLFSGTIHPGDFEEKLSLYGLEKLWPSMCVVAVQIDTLKDTRYEEANRDLLMFAISNIVGELVLTEQRLVPIVRSDCQVTLIGSSKEGTDFKEQIFTLSDEIQKAIFQYLEIKVSIGISSPFSSLSDSQQALHEAMTSLKYRVGLGQESILFIEDVQPQKSNLYMFPQEGEHALFDAIRAGDLEQSELALKHFIGELFQPHTQHRDYQLSLMRLLVDLLKFGQELSIPLDRIAEDEASLIQSLFKLRNVNEMEHWFWSMFVYPYIQELGNRRDCQFKHISEAVIDMIRREFDSELTLEKCSSRINYHPHYVSRVFRQETGINFGDYLTQYRIDVAKKWLKESDLKIIEISERLQYNNSANFIRSFRKMVGMTPGQYREEG from the coding sequence ATGCGATTTCGGTCCTCGTCCTATTTATTAAAGCTGATGTTATTGTCCATCTTGATCGGCACCATACCGGTCATTCTGCTGGGCACCTTTGCCTATTACAATTCCTCCCGAACCGTACAGGAGAAAGTAAACGAAAGCAATAAGCAGCTTCTGCAGCAAATGCAGATGCGTGTCGAGCAGACGCTGAGGACGATTGATAACTCGGCAACGCAGCTTCTGCAATCACCCGTCGTCACCGGCGCCTTCGAGAAAGATATATCCAATTATGATTTCGAAATGGTGCATGAACTGTATAAAGGAATTTCGCTGATTCAAACCTACGAGCTTGGCATCAGTGATGTTTTTCTGTTCAGCACAAGCAAGAAATGGATGGTCACAAGCAAAGGGGTTAATGAATACATTTCCCCGGACTTCAGGCCGCAGTTAGAGGCATTCTCCCGTATAGCGGGAGGCTCCTTCTGGACAAGTAGTCCGGATGATCTACCGAATTCCTTTCAGTCCATCTACTTTGTAAAGAAGTATCCAATTAACTCTGTCGATCCGACTGGGATTATCTGCGTCGTGCTCTCGTCTGATGTGATAAAGGAGCTTGATGCGTTTCAAAACGGCAAGCTCGACAGTACTTTTATTCTGGATAAGAATTTCCATATCATTGATCATCGCGACCGTACTCAGCTGGGAACTAGCATGTCGGGTCAAACTTACTTAAAGCCCCTCCTCGAAACGAAGGATGCTTTCGGCCAATATGCTACCGAGCTGGATGAAGAGGTAGTCACTGTCACCTTCCGGAAGTCCTCCTATAACGGCTGGAGCTATGTCTCCGTAGCCTCAAACGAGCAAGTGAACGAACAGAATAAAATCATCGGCTGGATTACTCTACTCGTATGTATGGTCATCTTGCTGGTCACGCTGATACTAGCTTGGTTCGGATCAAAGAGGATGTACAGTCCGATTCAATCCATCTATACCGCTCTCACCAGCATTCCTTCCTCAGTTGATGAGGGGAAGCCAAACGGCGAGCTTCAGGTTATAGGGGAACGCGTCGATTATTTGATCAGAAATCAGTCCCTGATTATGAATGAGCTCAAGGGGCAGCAGGTGCAGCTTAAGGAATTTTTCATGCAAAAATTGTTTAGCGGTACGATCCATCCTGGAGATTTTGAGGAAAAATTGAGCTTGTACGGTTTGGAAAAGCTTTGGCCCTCCATGTGCGTGGTTGCCGTTCAAATCGATACACTGAAGGATACCAGGTATGAAGAGGCGAATCGGGATTTGCTCATGTTTGCAATCAGCAATATCGTCGGTGAGCTTGTACTGACAGAGCAAAGGCTGGTACCAATTGTCAGATCGGATTGCCAAGTGACTCTGATTGGTTCATCAAAAGAGGGGACGGACTTTAAAGAGCAGATTTTCACACTGTCCGACGAGATCCAAAAAGCCATTTTTCAATATTTAGAGATTAAAGTGAGCATCGGAATCAGCAGTCCTTTTAGCTCGCTCTCGGATAGCCAGCAGGCGCTGCATGAAGCTATGACCTCGTTGAAGTATAGGGTAGGACTGGGGCAAGAGTCGATTTTGTTTATTGAGGATGTGCAGCCACAGAAGAGCAATCTGTATATGTTCCCGCAAGAAGGGGAGCATGCCTTGTTCGATGCGATCCGAGCAGGAGATCTGGAGCAGTCGGAGCTGGCCTTGAAGCATTTTATCGGAGAGCTGTTCCAGCCCCATACGCAGCATCGGGACTATCAGCTGTCATTGATGCGTCTGCTGGTCGATCTCCTTAAATTCGGGCAGGAATTGTCCATCCCCTTGGACCGGATTGCAGAGGATGAAGCCTCATTGATTCAGTCTCTGTTCAAGCTTCGGAACGTGAATGAGATGGAGCACTGGTTCTGGTCGATGTTTGTGTATCCTTACATTCAGGAGCTGGGCAATCGTCGCGATTGCCAATTCAAGCATATTTCAGAAGCGGTAATCGATATGATTAGGCGGGAGTTTGATTCGGAGCTGACACTCGAGAAGTGTTCTTCCCGCATCAACTATCATCCCCACTATGTGAGCCGTGTTTTCCGTCAGGAGACCGGCATTAATTTCGGCGATTATTTAACGCAGTATCGAATTGACGTGGCTAAGAAATGGCTTAAGGAGTCCGATTTGAAGATTATTGAAATCTCCGAGCGATTGCAGTACAACAACTCCGCTAACTTTATTCGCTCCTTTCGCAAAATGGTAGGCATGACGCCAGGGCAATACCGTGAAGAGGGGTAA
- a CDS encoding carbohydrate ABC transporter permease: protein MPLKQSWGSRIFDSLNIALLIVFALLTVIPFIYVVAGSFATQKELLMRGFILFPTEFTLDAYKYIFSTQTLVRSLLVTIYITIVGTLINIFFTCLMAYPLARKDMDFRKPILMLVVFTMLFSGGMIPTFLVVKQLGMINTYWSLLIPGAISAFNLIIMRNFFQQLPDGLEESAKIDGCNDLGIFFRIVLPLSMPAIATFSLFYAVGHWNTFFSAVLYINDNTKWPIQVLLRQIVIMASGGIGDSTAMDADYVSPPEQSVKMAVIVVSTLPILMVYPFLQKHFAKGVMLGSVKG, encoded by the coding sequence ATGCCGCTCAAGCAAAGCTGGGGAAGTCGAATATTCGATAGCTTGAACATTGCGCTGTTGATTGTATTCGCTTTACTTACTGTAATCCCATTCATTTATGTCGTTGCTGGCTCGTTCGCCACACAGAAGGAGTTGCTGATGCGTGGATTCATCTTATTCCCGACAGAATTTACTCTGGATGCGTACAAATATATTTTCTCCACCCAAACGCTGGTCAGAAGCTTGCTAGTTACTATCTACATCACGATCGTAGGTACGCTGATCAACATCTTCTTTACATGCTTAATGGCGTATCCGTTAGCGCGCAAAGATATGGATTTCCGCAAACCGATCTTGATGCTGGTTGTGTTCACGATGCTGTTCAGCGGCGGGATGATTCCGACGTTCCTGGTTGTCAAGCAGTTAGGAATGATCAATACCTACTGGTCCTTGCTGATTCCAGGCGCCATCAGCGCCTTCAACTTAATCATTATGCGGAACTTTTTTCAGCAGCTGCCGGACGGCTTGGAGGAATCCGCCAAGATCGACGGCTGCAACGATCTAGGAATCTTTTTCCGGATCGTGCTTCCGCTATCCATGCCCGCGATCGCAACCTTCTCGTTATTTTACGCGGTAGGTCACTGGAATACGTTCTTTAGCGCCGTGCTGTATATTAATGACAATACCAAATGGCCGATTCAAGTGCTCTTAAGGCAGATTGTGATTATGGCTTCGGGCGGGATCGGGGACTCCACCGCGATGGATGCGGATTATGTCTCTCCGCCGGAGCAATCGGTGAAGATGGCGGTAATTGTGGTATCTACGCTACCGATCCTGATGGTATACCCGTTTTTGCAGAAGCATTTTGCCAAAGGGGTAATGCTGGGCTCGGTTAAGGGTTGA